In Herbinix luporum, a single window of DNA contains:
- a CDS encoding FMN-binding protein, whose amino-acid sequence MANKNENKSTILKDALSLTFITIICSFALAFVYEITKAPIAAQEDAKKNAGYKVVYKDAKELSTHEELVKLAAETDISSLDASYAGVTIEDVVRALDENKNPIGYIITSRTRGYASTIKVAVGYSLDGVVQGMELLEIADSPGYGANANTPEFKDKFAGVKTDQFIVTKGGAKEDNEIDVVSSSTTTTEAVVRAVNGGLGFLLEYAEGLGGASNE is encoded by the coding sequence ATGGCAAATAAAAATGAAAATAAATCAACTATTTTAAAAGACGCTCTTTCTTTAACTTTTATCACAATAATATGTAGCTTTGCCTTAGCTTTTGTCTATGAGATAACAAAGGCACCTATTGCCGCACAAGAAGATGCAAAAAAGAATGCAGGCTATAAGGTGGTATATAAGGATGCTAAGGAATTAAGTACCCATGAAGAATTGGTTAAGTTGGCAGCAGAAACAGATATATCAAGCTTAGATGCTTCTTATGCCGGTGTTACCATTGAAGATGTGGTTCGGGCACTGGATGAGAATAAGAATCCTATCGGTTATATTATTACATCAAGGACCAGAGGATATGCCAGCACTATAAAAGTAGCTGTGGGCTATTCCTTGGACGGAGTAGTACAGGGAATGGAACTGCTAGAAATTGCCGATTCCCCCGGATATGGAGCAAATGCCAATACACCGGAATTTAAGGATAAATTTGCAGGGGTAAAAACAGATCAATTTATAGTTACCAAAGGTGGGGCCAAGGAGGACAATGAAATAGACGTTGTCAGCAGTTCCACAACCACAACAGAAGCTGTGGTAAGAGCTGTCAATGGAGGATTAGGTTTTCTGCTTGAATATGCAGAAGGATTAGGAGGTGCCTCAAATGAATAA
- the rsxE gene encoding electron transport complex subunit RsxE — translation MNKYIERLTNGLFKENPTFVLMLGMCPTLAVTTSAMNALGMGLSTAVVLIAANVVIAALRKFIPDRVRMPYFIVVVASMVTIVELLLKAYLPEVSEALGIYIPLIVVNCIIFGRVEAYAAKNKVGLSLFDGIGMGLGFTMALVLIGAFRELLGAGTLFNIRIMPESFEPIIMIKEAPGAFLVLAMLTALQNKFKLPSATNGNVKKSALACGGDCANCSSEGRGND, via the coding sequence ATGAATAAATATATTGAACGTTTGACAAACGGTTTATTTAAAGAAAATCCCACCTTCGTCCTTATGCTGGGAATGTGTCCTACCTTAGCGGTTACCACATCGGCTATGAATGCTTTGGGTATGGGATTATCAACAGCGGTAGTATTAATAGCTGCCAATGTTGTTATAGCAGCCTTGAGAAAGTTCATACCTGACCGGGTAAGAATGCCATACTTTATTGTGGTAGTTGCTTCTATGGTTACTATTGTAGAATTACTGCTTAAAGCTTATCTGCCTGAAGTCAGTGAAGCTTTGGGTATCTATATACCTTTAATAGTTGTTAACTGTATAATATTTGGCCGTGTAGAGGCTTATGCGGCAAAGAACAAAGTAGGGCTTTCCTTATTTGATGGTATAGGAATGGGACTGGGATTTACCATGGCCTTGGTTTTAATAGGGGCCTTCCGTGAACTGCTTGGGGCAGGTACCTTATTTAATATAAGAATAATGCCTGAAAGTTTTGAACCTATAATAATGATAAAGGAAGCACCCGGTGCCTTCTTGGTACTGGCAATGCTTACGGCTCTGCAGAACAAATTTAAGCTTCCATCAGCCACCAATGGTAATGTAAAAAAATCAGCTCTTGCTTGTGGCGGTGATTGTGCTAATTGTAGTAGTGAAGGAAGGGGGAACGACTAA
- the rsxA gene encoding electron transport complex subunit RsxA, giving the protein MNADYFMNLLSVFISAALINNVILSQFLGICPFLGISNKVKTATGMGLAVMFVITTSSIMCSLIYDFILNPLDLGYLNTIVFIIVIACLVQFVEMVIKKFSPALYESLGVYLPLITTNCAVLGVAILNVEQGFDLVESIVNGFASALGFTIAIILMAGIRERMEYNDIPKVFKGFPITLITATLMAMAFYGFSGLS; this is encoded by the coding sequence ATGAATGCTGATTATTTTATGAATTTATTATCTGTTTTTATTAGTGCTGCTTTAATAAATAATGTTATACTAAGTCAGTTCTTGGGTATATGCCCCTTCCTTGGTATTTCGAATAAAGTTAAAACGGCTACCGGCATGGGTTTAGCGGTAATGTTTGTTATTACCACATCATCTATAATGTGTAGTTTAATATATGATTTTATTTTAAATCCTTTGGATTTAGGATACCTAAACACTATAGTGTTTATTATTGTAATTGCCTGTCTTGTTCAGTTTGTTGAAATGGTAATAAAAAAATTCAGCCCGGCTCTTTATGAATCTTTAGGAGTGTATCTTCCACTAATTACTACTAACTGTGCCGTACTGGGTGTTGCCATTCTTAATGTAGAGCAAGGTTTTGATTTGGTAGAAAGTATTGTTAACGGGTTTGCCTCTGCACTAGGATTTACTATAGCGATAATACTTATGGCAGGTATCCGTGAAAGAATGGAGTATAACGATATTCCAAAGGTTTTTAAAGGCTTCCCGATTACCTTGATAACGGCAACCTTGATGGCTATGGCCTTCTATGGTTTTTCCGGTCTATCTTAG
- a CDS encoding RnfABCDGE type electron transport complex subunit B, translating into MFLSIAATSFDIKSLILATVVVSVIGLLIGLFLGLASKKLEVPVDEKEAKVRELLPGANCGGCGYAGCDACAKAIANQEAAADVCPVASSDIHVEIAKLMGSSVDTTEKQVAYVKCAGTCDKAKKNSNYYGPKDCKLAAGIGGNGSKGCSYGCMGFGSCVKVCAFDAIHIVDGIALVDKEKCTACGMCVAECPINIIEMVPKKAKTLVACSSLDKGKDVKPVCSTGCIGCKLCTKACQFDAIHVENNLAKIDYSKCTNCGACVKVCPVKVIQQQSA; encoded by the coding sequence ATGTTTTTAAGTATTGCGGCGACATCATTTGATATAAAGAGTCTGATATTAGCCACTGTTGTTGTCAGTGTCATAGGACTGCTTATAGGGCTTTTCCTGGGACTGGCATCTAAAAAACTAGAGGTACCGGTAGATGAAAAAGAAGCAAAGGTAAGAGAACTTCTGCCCGGAGCCAATTGCGGCGGTTGTGGATATGCAGGATGTGATGCCTGTGCCAAAGCCATAGCTAATCAAGAGGCGGCTGCGGATGTGTGTCCGGTAGCAAGTAGCGATATTCATGTTGAAATTGCCAAGCTTATGGGCAGCAGTGTAGATACTACAGAAAAGCAGGTTGCTTATGTAAAATGTGCCGGAACCTGTGATAAGGCTAAGAAAAATTCAAATTACTATGGTCCTAAGGATTGTAAGCTGGCAGCAGGCATAGGAGGTAACGGTTCCAAAGGCTGCAGCTATGGCTGTATGGGATTTGGCTCCTGTGTTAAGGTATGTGCTTTTGATGCCATACATATTGTAGACGGTATTGCCCTTGTAGATAAGGAAAAATGTACTGCCTGCGGCATGTGTGTAGCAGAATGTCCTATAAATATTATAGAAATGGTACCTAAGAAGGCTAAAACTTTAGTAGCCTGCAGTTCCCTTGATAAAGGAAAGGATGTTAAGCCCGTATGTTCTACAGGATGTATCGGCTGTAAACTGTGTACTAAGGCTTGCCAATTTGATGCAATTCATGTAGAGAACAATCTTGCTAAGATTGACTATAGTAAATGTACTAACTGTGGTGCCTGTGTTAAAGTTTGCCCTGTAAAAGTAATACAGCAGCAATCGGCATAG
- a CDS encoding helix-turn-helix domain-containing protein, translating into MKTPNVNSKNNIDLDKEFWDSLHTEIIKANQDFTQKDLFSYLEKSFVFSLFFRGASHKELSIIRNLLKLKDLGYLILLEFLPQDRTNIIDFDIDELALYYLIKDELKDYTTAIGPMIYNRISILITDGPNALAPGLDTKTNSLCITSKLINTLQKKFQIEIIGGVGNVQSIHSIYTSYLEAMSCLYYCSPGEAIHVQDLNELEAQQVYEYKEAEKHMMNSVRHRKSDAYDYFALMMNKIRHLSDNAKRNKIIEALVLATHAARIDGMDEADYFNYTYHIDAFMELKGDQLIEWAFQKFVDITGLVKSNNVIDYSNKIVQATKEYLENHYADEISLEDVAEYVNMSPQYFSKLIKKNTGFNFIDWLSMLRVKKAKELLTNSNLTVKEVCFLVGYKDPNYFSRIFKKKIGMTPSEYIKNRNQLAP; encoded by the coding sequence ATGAAAACACCTAATGTAAATAGCAAAAATAATATTGATTTAGATAAAGAATTTTGGGACAGTCTTCATACTGAAATAATAAAAGCTAATCAAGATTTTACTCAGAAAGACCTTTTTTCATATTTAGAAAAAAGCTTTGTCTTTTCCTTGTTTTTCCGTGGAGCATCCCATAAGGAACTTAGTATTATCAGAAATTTGCTAAAACTCAAAGATCTTGGTTATCTGATACTGCTTGAATTTCTTCCCCAGGATAGAACCAATATTATAGATTTCGACATTGATGAACTGGCCCTATATTATTTAATTAAAGATGAGCTTAAGGATTATACCACTGCTATCGGACCTATGATATATAACCGTATAAGTATTTTGATTACTGACGGACCAAATGCCCTGGCTCCCGGTTTAGATACAAAAACCAACAGCCTTTGTATAACATCTAAGCTGATAAACACCTTGCAAAAGAAGTTTCAGATTGAAATAATCGGCGGCGTAGGTAATGTGCAAAGTATCCATTCAATATATACTTCATATCTTGAAGCAATGTCCTGTTTATACTATTGTAGCCCGGGGGAGGCTATCCATGTACAGGATCTGAATGAATTAGAAGCACAGCAAGTATATGAATATAAAGAAGCAGAAAAACATATGATGAATTCGGTTCGTCATAGAAAGTCAGATGCATATGATTATTTTGCTCTTATGATGAATAAGATACGTCATTTAAGCGATAATGCCAAGAGAAACAAAATTATTGAGGCACTGGTTCTTGCAACCCACGCAGCAAGAATTGACGGTATGGATGAGGCTGATTATTTTAACTACACATACCATATTGATGCTTTTATGGAACTTAAAGGTGACCAATTGATTGAATGGGCCTTTCAGAAATTCGTGGATATTACCGGTCTTGTTAAGTCCAATAATGTTATTGATTATTCCAATAAAATTGTGCAAGCTACAAAAGAATATCTAGAAAACCACTATGCCGATGAAATTTCCTTAGAGGATGTGGCTGAGTATGTAAATATGAGCCCTCAATATTTCAGTAAATTGATTAAGAAAAATACAGGCTTTAATTTCATAGACTGGTTATCCATGCTCCGTGTGAAAAAGGCTAAAGAACTTCTAACCAATTCTAATCTGACAGTAAAAGAAGTCTGCTTTTTAGTTGGTTATAAAGATCCCAATTACTTTAGCAGAATCTTTAAGAAGAAAATAGGCATGACCCCCAGTGAATATATAAAAAATAGAAATCAACTGGCACCATAA
- a CDS encoding S8 family serine peptidase: protein MRVKSKYIKIITFIFPILLGIIIVIIKNSIYYKQDKDIIENDNNELIVLFNRKLEEQELSKLLDGFDNNAKITQHFGDYGLVSVDNKEIYQDLVKKLKKDPLVKVVQANGKVEAMQVTNDTYAANQWAIHNPGSYLLFSSNGNKEIFAKKDIDMDVAEAWRYLAAEKIGRRQVVVAIIDTGVDYTHPDLTKNIWINENEIAGDGIDNDNNGFVDDIYGWDFYNDDDSVCHYKYDSKSKSNLALPEDNDDHGTHIAGIIGAVADNGIGIAGIASKIDIKLMVLKINGGRDGTGSISDAILAIKYATMMGADICNISWGTDQNSPALKEVIKESDMLFVAAAGNQGLNNDHKPVYPASYKLDNLISVTFIDAFGRLTRLSNYGKKSVDIAAPGSDILSTAVGSYKTLSGSSMAVPQVSAVAALLYSYNENIYPQRVKELLLKTIKPVSELKGSIRYPGIVSAYKALLSIRDLRKDKSVPTIKLSTLYDKGNLIIDVKAKDEGGAGVRVIRWLTGKRDIKDFSRGTKGQAVKNNQVKVSKAGVYSFYISDYAGNEFVRHYKVTDDKTSPIISAGFTVSGDYKTRTINIRVRDSQSGIKRVKYLSGKRQIEDFMPAASGKEIKLNNERGFFNVKKDGFYTIYAIDHRGNQRIKIIEVKTIKSEDVKFTRSEKTMTIGDTYILRAFVKPATTTDLITYNSSHKDIVSVDNKGKLKALKEGEAIITARTSNGFTAVCKIVVVAADP, encoded by the coding sequence ATGAGGGTAAAAAGTAAGTACATAAAAATAATTACATTTATCTTTCCTATATTATTAGGAATTATTATAGTGATAATAAAGAATTCAATTTATTATAAACAAGATAAAGATATAATAGAAAATGATAACAATGAACTGATAGTTCTTTTTAATAGGAAGCTAGAAGAGCAGGAATTATCCAAGCTTTTAGATGGTTTTGATAATAATGCAAAAATTACCCAGCATTTTGGGGATTATGGACTTGTTTCAGTTGATAACAAAGAAATATATCAAGATTTAGTAAAAAAACTAAAAAAAGATCCCCTAGTAAAAGTGGTTCAGGCTAATGGTAAAGTAGAAGCTATGCAGGTAACAAACGATACCTATGCAGCAAATCAGTGGGCAATCCATAATCCCGGATCTTATTTATTATTTTCATCCAATGGTAATAAAGAAATATTTGCAAAAAAGGATATAGATATGGATGTAGCCGAAGCCTGGAGGTATTTGGCTGCTGAAAAAATAGGGCGCCGTCAGGTAGTGGTTGCAATAATTGATACAGGAGTTGATTATACTCATCCTGATTTAACAAAAAATATATGGATTAATGAAAATGAAATAGCAGGGGACGGTATAGACAATGATAATAACGGTTTTGTAGACGATATTTATGGTTGGGATTTTTATAATGACGATGACAGTGTATGCCATTATAAATATGACAGTAAATCAAAGTCAAATCTAGCACTTCCTGAGGATAATGATGACCATGGAACCCATATAGCAGGAATAATCGGGGCAGTAGCAGATAATGGAATAGGAATAGCCGGCATAGCCTCTAAAATTGATATTAAGCTTATGGTTTTAAAAATCAACGGGGGAAGGGACGGAACAGGCAGCATATCCGATGCAATCCTTGCTATAAAGTATGCCACAATGATGGGGGCAGATATCTGTAATATAAGCTGGGGTACGGACCAAAATTCCCCTGCCTTAAAAGAAGTTATAAAGGAATCGGATATGTTATTTGTAGCGGCTGCCGGAAATCAAGGCTTAAATAATGACCATAAACCGGTATATCCTGCAAGTTATAAGCTGGATAATCTAATATCAGTTACCTTTATCGATGCTTTTGGCAGGCTTACAAGATTATCAAACTATGGAAAAAAGTCTGTTGATATTGCTGCACCGGGAAGTGATATACTGAGCACTGCAGTGGGGTCCTATAAAACATTAAGTGGTTCTTCCATGGCTGTTCCCCAAGTAAGTGCAGTGGCTGCCCTTTTATATTCCTATAATGAAAATATATATCCCCAAAGAGTAAAAGAATTATTGTTAAAAACTATAAAACCCGTATCAGAACTTAAAGGCAGTATAAGATATCCCGGGATAGTCAGTGCATATAAGGCATTATTGTCTATAAGGGACCTAAGAAAAGATAAATCAGTGCCTACGATTAAGCTAAGTACCCTATATGATAAAGGAAATTTGATAATAGATGTAAAGGCAAAGGATGAGGGTGGAGCCGGAGTTAGGGTAATACGTTGGCTGACAGGTAAAAGGGATATAAAAGATTTTAGCCGTGGTACCAAGGGGCAGGCAGTAAAGAATAATCAGGTCAAAGTTTCAAAAGCAGGTGTATATTCATTCTATATAAGTGATTATGCAGGCAATGAATTTGTTCGCCATTATAAGGTGACAGACGATAAAACTTCACCGATAATATCGGCAGGCTTTACAGTCTCAGGGGACTATAAGACAAGGACTATAAATATTAGGGTAAGAGACAGTCAAAGCGGTATTAAGCGGGTAAAATATCTCTCCGGAAAAAGACAGATTGAAGACTTTATGCCGGCCGCATCCGGCAAGGAGATAAAACTAAATAATGAAAGAGGCTTCTTCAATGTTAAAAAAGATGGTTTTTATACCATTTATGCCATAGACCATAGAGGTAATCAAAGGATAAAGATAATAGAAGTAAAGACTATTAAATCAGAAGATGTTAAATTTACTCGAAGTGAAAAAACCATGACTATTGGTGATACTTATATATTAAGGGCATTTGTAAAGCCTGCAACTACTACCGATTTAATTACATATAACAGTTCCCATAAGGATATCGTATCGGTAGATAATAAGGGAAAACTTAAGGCTCTTAAGGAAGGAGAAGCAATCATTACAGCCAGAACCAGTAACGGATTTACGGCGGTGTGCAAGATTGTGGTTGTGGCTGCAGATCCATAA
- the rpmG gene encoding 50S ribosomal protein L33: MRVKITLACTDCKQRNYNMTKEKKLYPDRMETKKYCKFCRTHTLHKETK, encoded by the coding sequence GTGCGCGTAAAAATCACTTTAGCATGTACGGATTGTAAACAGCGTAATTACAATATGACTAAAGAAAAGAAGTTATATCCGGACAGAATGGAAACTAAGAAGTATTGTAAATTCTGCAGAACCCATACATTACACAAAGAAACCAAATAA
- the secE gene encoding preprotein translocase subunit SecE: MSEMAGKVTDKAPKKSWFKSMKSEFKKIVWPDRLTLTKQTVAVVIVTILLGIIIYLLDYVIELGIGFILG, encoded by the coding sequence ATGAGTGAAATGGCTGGTAAAGTAACTGACAAAGCTCCCAAAAAAAGCTGGTTTAAGAGCATGAAGTCCGAATTCAAAAAAATAGTCTGGCCGGATAGATTAACTCTTACTAAACAAACAGTTGCGGTTGTTATCGTTACTATCCTATTGGGTATAATTATTTATCTACTGGATTATGTAATTGAACTCGGTATCGGCTTTATTTTAGGATAA
- the nusG gene encoding transcription termination/antitermination protein NusG, whose protein sequence is MSEANWYVVHTYSGYENKVKANIEKMIENRRLQDQILEVSVPMKEVIEVKNGVKKRVQKKMFPGYVLIHMVMNDDVWYVVRNTRGVTGFVGPDSKQPVPLTEAEMRNMGIMKDDIVVDFEVGDTVTVMNGVWENTTGVIKAINPHKQIVTISVELFGRETPVEISFSDVKIQK, encoded by the coding sequence ATGTCAGAAGCTAATTGGTACGTTGTTCACACATATTCGGGATATGAGAACAAAGTAAAAGCAAACATTGAGAAAATGATTGAAAACAGAAGGCTTCAAGATCAGATCTTAGAAGTATCTGTACCTATGAAGGAAGTTATTGAAGTTAAAAACGGTGTGAAAAAACGTGTACAAAAGAAAATGTTTCCCGGTTATGTATTAATCCATATGGTTATGAATGATGACGTATGGTATGTTGTTCGTAACACTAGGGGAGTTACAGGCTTCGTAGGCCCGGATTCCAAACAACCGGTTCCGCTCACGGAGGCAGAGATGCGTAATATGGGCATCATGAAGGATGATATAGTAGTAGACTTTGAGGTTGGCGATACCGTTACAGTTATGAACGGAGTATGGGAAAATACAACCGGTGTAATCAAGGCTATCAATCCTCATAAGCAGATAGTCACCATAAGCGTAGAGCTGTTTGGACGTGAAACTCCGGTAGAAATCAGTTTCAGTGATGTTAAGATTCAAAAATAA
- the rplK gene encoding 50S ribosomal protein L11: MAKKVTGYIKLQIPAGKATPAPPVGPALGQHGVNIVQFTKEFNARTADQDGMIIPVIITVYADRSFSFVTKTPPAAVLLKKTLNLKSGSAVPNKNKVAKISKADLQKIAEIKMPDLNAADIDAAMRMIAGTARSMGIEVED; the protein is encoded by the coding sequence ATGGCTAAGAAAGTAACAGGTTATATCAAATTACAAATCCCTGCAGGAAAGGCAACACCGGCTCCTCCGGTTGGACCTGCATTAGGACAGCATGGTGTGAACATTGTTCAGTTCACAAAGGAATTTAACGCAAGAACAGCCGATCAAGACGGCATGATTATTCCTGTAATTATTACAGTATATGCAGACAGAAGCTTTAGCTTCGTTACAAAGACACCCCCGGCAGCAGTATTATTAAAGAAGACTCTGAATTTGAAATCCGGTTCCGCTGTTCCTAATAAGAACAAGGTTGCTAAAATCAGTAAAGCAGACCTGCAAAAGATTGCAGAAATAAAGATGCCGGATCTAAATGCTGCGGATATTGATGCTGCTATGAGAATGATAGCAGGAACAGCCAGAAGTATGGGCATTGAAGTTGAAGACTAA
- the rplA gene encoding 50S ribosomal protein L1, with protein MKRGKKYLNAAKAIDRNTLYDAEEAISLVKQSAVAKFDETIEAHIRLNVDGRHADQQVRGAVVLPHGTGKTVRVLVFAKGDKVAEAEAAGADFVGGDELIPKIQNDGWLDFDVVVATPDMMGVVGRLGRVLGPKGLMPNPKAGTVTMDVAKAVKDIKAGKIEYRLDKTNIIHVPIGKASFTEEQLNDNFQTLMGAIIKAKPAAAKGQYLRSVTLASTMGPGVKLNTAKLS; from the coding sequence ATGAAAAGAGGAAAGAAATATCTTAATGCTGCAAAGGCAATAGACAGAAATACTTTGTACGATGCAGAAGAAGCAATCAGCTTAGTAAAACAATCAGCAGTTGCTAAATTTGATGAAACTATAGAAGCGCACATCCGCCTAAACGTTGACGGACGTCATGCGGATCAACAGGTTCGTGGAGCAGTTGTTCTACCCCACGGAACAGGTAAGACAGTTCGTGTACTTGTATTTGCCAAGGGCGATAAAGTGGCAGAAGCAGAAGCAGCCGGAGCAGATTTTGTAGGCGGAGACGAACTGATTCCTAAGATTCAGAACGACGGCTGGCTTGACTTTGACGTTGTAGTTGCTACTCCCGATATGATGGGTGTAGTTGGTCGCTTAGGACGTGTACTTGGACCTAAAGGTTTAATGCCTAACCCTAAAGCAGGTACAGTTACAATGGACGTTGCTAAAGCGGTTAAAGATATAAAAGCAGGTAAGATTGAGTATAGATTAGATAAGACAAATATTATTCACGTACCTATCGGAAAAGCTTCCTTTACAGAGGAGCAGCTTAATGATAACTTCCAGACCTTAATGGGAGCAATTATTAAGGCAAAACCTGCAGCAGCTAAGGGACAATACTTAAGAAGTGTTACATTAGCTTCTACAATGGGCCCTGGCGTAAAATTAAACACTGCTAAATTAAGCTAA
- the rplJ gene encoding 50S ribosomal protein L10 gives MAKVELKQPIVEEIKGYAKDAHAIVLVDYRGLTVAEDTELRKKLREAGVVYKVYKNTLLNFAFQGTEYEALSKDLEGPTAVAFGIDDVTAPARIINDLAKKMPKLEFKSGVVEGVYYDKEGIKEIAAIPSREVLISKLLGSLQSPIANLARVLKQIAEKAA, from the coding sequence ATGGCTAAAGTAGAATTAAAGCAGCCTATAGTTGAAGAGATTAAAGGTTATGCCAAAGATGCGCATGCTATAGTACTTGTAGACTATCGTGGGCTTACAGTTGCAGAAGATACAGAGCTTCGTAAGAAATTAAGGGAAGCAGGTGTTGTATACAAGGTATATAAGAACACATTATTGAATTTTGCTTTCCAAGGAACTGAGTATGAAGCATTATCAAAGGATTTAGAAGGTCCTACAGCCGTAGCATTTGGTATTGATGATGTAACAGCTCCTGCCAGAATTATTAATGATTTGGCTAAGAAAATGCCAAAATTAGAGTTCAAGTCAGGCGTTGTTGAAGGAGTATACTATGATAAGGAAGGTATAAAGGAAATTGCCGCTATTCCTTCCAGAGAAGTTCTTATTTCCAAACTACTTGGAAGCTTACAATCACCTATTGCAAATCTTGCAAGAGTGCTTAAGCAGATTGCTGAAAAAGCAGCATAA
- the rplL gene encoding 50S ribosomal protein L7/L12, giving the protein MTTQEFIEAIKGLTVLELNELVKACEEEFGVSAAAGVVVAAGGAAAGGAAEEEKSEFDVELTEVGPNKVKVIKVVRDITGLGLKEAKDLVDNAPKMVKEGVSKAEADDMKAKLEAEGAKVTLK; this is encoded by the coding sequence ATGACAACTCAAGAATTTATCGAGGCAATTAAAGGCCTTACTGTATTAGAATTAAATGAATTAGTAAAAGCATGTGAAGAAGAATTTGGTGTATCTGCAGCAGCAGGTGTTGTAGTAGCAGCAGGTGGCGCAGCAGCAGGCGGCGCAGCTGAGGAAGAAAAGAGCGAATTTGATGTTGAGTTAACTGAAGTTGGTCCTAACAAGGTTAAGGTTATCAAAGTTGTTCGTGACATCACCGGCTTAGGCTTAAAGGAAGCTAAGGATCTTGTTGATAACGCACCTAAGATGGTTAAGGAAGGCGTAAGCAAGGCAGAAGCTGACGATATGAAGGCTAAGTTAGAAGCTGAAGGCGCTAAGGTTACATTAAAGTAA